The following coding sequences are from one Novosphingobium sp. Gsoil 351 window:
- a CDS encoding Lrp/AsnC family transcriptional regulator, which yields MSLDRIDLAILTILQADGSLSVSEVASRIGMTPPPCWRRIRRLRDAGYLERQVWLVDPEKVGLSVTIYATIKLGAHDRDATSAFRERIAALDEVQECYVLLGGIDVLVKLRVPNIKAYETFFYERLSQLPGVREVESSVVLSEVKSTTALPLGAGIAG from the coding sequence ATGTCCCTAGACCGAATCGACCTCGCAATTCTGACTATCCTTCAGGCCGATGGCTCGTTGTCGGTGTCAGAAGTGGCGTCGCGCATCGGGATGACTCCACCGCCATGCTGGCGGCGGATCCGGCGCCTGCGTGATGCCGGATATCTCGAGCGGCAGGTATGGTTGGTGGATCCAGAAAAGGTTGGGCTCAGCGTTACGATTTACGCCACGATCAAGCTGGGGGCCCATGACCGCGACGCCACCAGCGCCTTTCGCGAGCGGATCGCCGCGCTCGACGAAGTTCAGGAATGCTACGTCCTGCTGGGAGGCATAGACGTTTTGGTCAAACTGAGGGTGCCAAATATTAAGGCGTATGAAACGTTCTTTTATGAGCGTTTGTCGCAGTTGCCAGGCGTGCGCGAGGTTGAATCGAGCGTGGTTCTAAGTGAGGTCAAATCGACGACCGCCTTGCCGCTTGGGGCGGGGATAGCCGGCTGA